The Papilio machaon chromosome 15, ilPapMach1.1, whole genome shotgun sequence region cgcggcggcgcgcgcgccCCGCTGGCGAGCGCGGATGCCCGCCTGTGCTTCCTCCGTCCAGTGCTGCGCGGTGTACTCGGCCGCGTCGGGCGCCGCCACCTGCCGCGCCGCTGCGGGTCGCCATGTAGGTCTCTCGGGATGATATCTGTCGCCACCGCCTATAGCTATCACGCAGACGATGTACCCCAGTACTGTAGTCGAGTGCCACATGGTAGACCACGTTGAATAAAATGTCGattctttttgaagtcaatttattattacatataaatgaTATCTAATCGTATGAAAATTGCGatgaattttatcaaaaaaaaactttttattacaatcgtGATGTTCACGCATGATAGGTCCGTGTTCTATAAAAATCTCAAGTTCTTGATATGATGGCATCACGTGTCCTAAGAttgatgaaatataattgtgtGGTTTTTATATCTGTAATTTGGCAGCAGCAGTCAATGAGCGTCGTTGCTTTATTCCAAAAGTATAGAtcatttaaagttacaaaatgcattaaaatacaacgacataattttatattccgggagattatatattatttttcttttgttataactTCCAAATGCGTTGCTTACCTTGAAAagacacaaaaaataatgtgaaaAATTAGATGCGCAGAAGTGATCATGATTGGAAATCGATAGTTTTCCGATTATAACAATTTCCCTTTATCTATTTATCATTTCATCGAGATGTTATCAGAGTGACAGGTGACAGGAGATAGGTGACAGGCATGCGGCGAGGGCGGGATGCTGCGCAGTTCCGCGCGCAGAGACGTCGCGACCACACTCAGGCAGGCATTAGATCTGTAGCTCGGATCATGTTGCAGTTAaagttttatactttttgtttcattttgtcGGTGATTACTGTATGTCCTAGTTCAGGTAAATCGAAGCTGtccattttacattttatttaaattcataaatctaACAAAAGCGAACATGTATTATATCACTAGCATtagccagcgactccgtccgctcggaattaaagaaaacttgataagtagcctatgtcttcttctagactatgttttatatctatgccaaattttagcgaGGAGATACCTAATAATGAAACATTCATCATCCGATAACAAACATTcgtctttataatattactttaagaCGTAAGATTTAGTTTGATTTTCCGTTGCAGGGTACGACGAATATCATAATGTTGGAAAGATCATGCGACTAAAGGAGAGGGGTGTGCGAGCTGAGGCCGAGGGGCGGGAGCGCACGGCGCAGTACTGGACGGCGGAGGCGCAGCAGGCGCTGCGGGCACGCCGGGCGCGGCTGGagggcgcgggcggcgcgggcggcgcggcggaCGCGGGGTATCGGCGGGCGCGCAACGTCGTCATGTTCCTCGGCGACGGCATGTCGCTGCCGACgctggcggcggcgcgcgctcTCCTCGGCCAGCGCGAAGGCCGCCCCGGAGAAGAGTCACAGCTCTCTTTCGAACAATTTCCCACCGTTGGTCTTGCTAAGGTTAGTAATGTTGATCTTCATTTTACCAGAAGGTAATTCCCGAATTTAGGAATTTTCGAATAACGTTACCAGTCGAAATCATTTCAAtaggaattaaattaataaaaagttcaataagtatctatctatcttttaATAAGTCATTACCGTTATGATTGAAAACGTTGAACTGAGAAatgattattgaaaatttaatttttaattatataaaaaggtgGCATATTAAGTACGTTGTtacaattaatgttaaattaggAATTAATGATAGagtattttactaattttaataaccaatatctggaatatttttttgaatattttaattcttcttcttcttctcagCTACGTAACGCCCACAGCTAGGAATAGACCttccccaaagatcgccacgaaataaaaataaattaaataaataaattatttattttaattaaaaatgggaAATCAATAATAAGTATTATAGTAGAAGGAGTTGTGTCGGTATTGTGCAGACGTACTGCGTGGACGCGCAAGTAGCGGACTCCGCGTGTTCGGCGACGGCGTACCTGTGTGGCGTCAAGGCCAACCTGGGCACGCTGGGGCTGACGGGCGCTGCGCCGCGCGGGGCCTGCGCCGCCGCCCCGCCAGCGCACCGCCTGCACTCCATTGCCGCCTGGGCGTTGAGCGACGGCAGGGACGCCGGtccgttattttatttccagcttacattatcttattttatacgtGTAATGGAACTGTAACAGGTCGCAGTActacatacaaaatacataagaaTAAGTATTCCAGGGGTTCTTTATGAACAACATCTATGTCATGGTCATATTTTAGAACTCAACACaaagatttttacaatttttctgTTTCAATTTACTTGTGTTTCTTATATactataaatatcttaaatacgTTTGATCGAGATCGAGGTCAATATCAAAAGGCGGTTTAAATGACGATCCCTTCTTGGTTTTGTTTTTACGAttcattttaatcgaaaaacataaaaatttcgaGTTCTTTGAGTACATATAAACAATCCatcgtatttatatttctttaacttCGTGATGAACTGAATGCAGGCATAGTAACGACGACGAGGGTGACGCACGCGTCGCCGGCGGGCGCGTACGCCCACAGCGCCGACCGCGACTGGGAGAGCGACGCCGACGTGCGCGCCGACTGCGAGCGGGCGGAGGACGCGCGAGGCGGCGCCGGCGACGTGCAGCGCGACATCGCACACCAGCTCGTGCACTCGTACCCCGGCAACCGTTTCAAggcaaattatacatttttattagagTAGGAAGGTGCGAACCGATACCTACAGAAATACACATTGGCACATGACATATGGAGGCGAGTCCAGctggaaaatat contains the following coding sequences:
- the LOC106714429 gene encoding membrane-bound alkaline phosphatase; the encoded protein is MRRGRDAAQFRAQRRRDHTQAGIRSVARIMLQLKFYTFCFILSVITVCPSSGYDEYHNVGKIMRLKERGVRAEAEGRERTAQYWTAEAQQALRARRARLEGAGGAGGAADAGYRRARNVVMFLGDGMSLPTLAAARALLGQREGRPGEESQLSFEQFPTVGLAKTYCVDAQVADSACSATAYLCGVKANLGTLGLTGAAPRGACAAAPPAHRLHSIAAWALSDGRDAGIVTTTRVTHASPAGAYAHSADRDWESDADVRADCERAEDARGGAGDVQRDIAHQLVHSYPGNRFKVILGGGRREFLPATAIDEEGAPGRRLDGEDLIEQWRQDKVSRNVSHRYVWHRAQLMEAAAAPPDYLLGLFESSHMQYNMLANETTEPTLAELTEVAIKSLSRNEKGFFLFVEGGRIDHAHHENLVQLALDETLQLSAAVARAAELLPEEDSLIVVTADHAHVMTYNGYTHRGGDVLGPSDDLGDDGVPYMTLSYANGPGYRAPADGVGREDVTQDDYHKAEFKAPAGVPLESETHGGEDVAVFARGPQHAMFAGLYEQSQLPHLMAYAACIGPGLHACD